A single region of the Bdellovibrio sp. GT3 genome encodes:
- a CDS encoding TonB-dependent receptor yields MRIFIAALFTLQACFAQAQTPTEQTTTETPATESQPSETYQLQQVQILGNKEEKSYLESTESISVLKADEYDKGVKTDSIKALNALPNVQVNKNDNTFSLRGINNIGVTGYQKDNLASIIVDDVFQTDLAISAGAFDFWDLDHVEIYRGAQSTTQGINSLAGSILLFHRKAGEQTEGAAKAGLGTYGSKEVGAVTNNTFLDKKLLTRFAVNVERYDGFITNVTTGNDRWGHQDKNYLTGDMIYKINAHDELRWNVKIMQTENGGTYSQSADPFKYEVIENVDSRALTNNQQSSLRYSTRINENSSNETILAYSQADQDSTADSDGTSNPASGIRYENHTDSYLSVENLWKYQSDKVKNVLGVHYHDYTINNDYDFTLLPAPGYVRQKTEKYQKSYAVFNSVLFKFNESHAMNLGLRYEYMVNKFDSYVFAFGTPRVANGNEEGGILLPKIAYTITEGLHSYGASYTQGYRTGGVSVNRWTSAVSQYDPETTDNFELSYKFVQEKSRLAANIFYTHWKNQQVLVQYSPGNPYDSATVNAASSEIYGAELEGQYSINPKNVISAGIGYNHTRFIDFKSPTGVVYDGNQFPFASPWTGNVNYTFKPNDAWTWDNTLRYLAAGYGDAANSNAKKTPEQWYLDTSLSYLLAQWNLNTEFYIRNVLDQKYVIFDASGSSFKAYQVNAPREFGARVTYFW; encoded by the coding sequence ATGAGAATTTTCATCGCAGCTTTGTTCACCCTGCAGGCTTGCTTTGCGCAAGCCCAGACTCCGACAGAACAAACCACAACCGAGACGCCAGCCACTGAATCACAACCCTCTGAAACGTACCAACTGCAACAAGTACAGATCCTTGGTAACAAGGAAGAGAAGTCTTACCTTGAGAGTACTGAATCCATCTCTGTCTTAAAAGCAGATGAGTATGACAAGGGTGTCAAAACCGACTCTATCAAGGCCTTGAACGCCCTTCCCAACGTTCAGGTTAACAAAAACGACAACACCTTCAGCTTGCGCGGTATCAATAATATCGGTGTGACGGGTTATCAAAAAGACAACTTGGCTTCCATCATCGTGGATGACGTTTTCCAAACGGACCTTGCAATTTCAGCGGGGGCCTTTGATTTCTGGGACTTGGACCACGTGGAAATCTACCGTGGAGCTCAGAGCACCACTCAGGGTATCAATTCTTTGGCGGGTAGTATTCTTTTGTTCCACCGTAAAGCCGGGGAGCAAACGGAGGGCGCAGCCAAAGCCGGACTTGGTACTTACGGTTCTAAAGAAGTCGGCGCAGTCACTAACAACACCTTCCTGGATAAAAAACTTCTGACTCGTTTCGCGGTGAATGTGGAACGCTATGATGGGTTCATCACGAACGTCACAACAGGCAATGATCGTTGGGGACATCAGGATAAGAACTATTTAACCGGTGATATGATTTATAAGATAAACGCCCATGATGAACTTCGTTGGAATGTGAAGATCATGCAGACCGAAAACGGGGGGACTTATTCTCAGTCCGCAGATCCGTTTAAGTACGAAGTGATCGAAAACGTAGATAGTCGTGCGTTGACCAACAATCAACAATCCAGCCTTCGTTACTCAACCAGGATCAATGAAAACTCCAGCAATGAAACGATCTTGGCCTATTCCCAGGCAGATCAGGATTCGACGGCGGACTCTGACGGCACATCTAATCCCGCATCGGGCATTCGATATGAGAATCACACGGATAGCTATTTGAGTGTGGAAAACCTGTGGAAGTACCAAAGCGATAAAGTTAAGAACGTTTTGGGTGTGCATTATCACGACTACACAATTAATAATGACTATGATTTTACGCTCCTGCCAGCTCCAGGGTATGTTCGTCAGAAAACTGAAAAGTATCAAAAATCATACGCGGTCTTCAATTCCGTGCTGTTCAAGTTTAACGAATCCCATGCAATGAATCTGGGGCTTCGTTATGAGTACATGGTGAACAAGTTTGATTCCTATGTCTTTGCCTTTGGTACGCCTCGAGTCGCCAACGGAAACGAAGAAGGCGGAATTCTACTGCCTAAAATTGCTTATACCATCACTGAAGGATTACACTCTTATGGGGCGTCCTACACTCAAGGATATCGTACCGGTGGTGTCAGTGTGAATCGTTGGACTTCGGCAGTGTCACAGTATGACCCGGAAACAACAGACAATTTCGAGTTAAGTTATAAGTTCGTTCAGGAAAAATCCCGACTCGCGGCCAACATTTTCTATACCCACTGGAAAAATCAGCAGGTGTTGGTGCAATACAGCCCCGGCAATCCCTATGACTCTGCGACTGTGAACGCCGCAAGTTCCGAGATCTATGGTGCCGAGCTGGAAGGTCAGTACAGTATCAATCCAAAGAATGTGATCAGTGCAGGGATTGGTTACAACCATACTCGTTTTATCGACTTCAAAAGTCCGACGGGCGTGGTCTATGACGGCAACCAATTCCCATTTGCAAGTCCGTGGACGGGGAACGTGAATTACACCTTCAAGCCCAACGATGCGTGGACTTGGGACAACACCCTAAGATATTTGGCAGCTGGATATGGCGATGCTGCCAATTCGAATGCCAAAAAAACACCTGAGCAGTGGTACTTGGATACGTCGTTAAGTTACTTGCTGGCACAATGGAACTTGAATACCGAGTTCTACATCCGCAACGTGCTTGATCAAAAGTACGTGATCTTCGACGCCAGCGGCTCAAGCTTTAAGGCTTATCAAGTCAACGCGCCTCGCGAATTTGGTGCCCGCGTGACCTACTTCTGGTAG
- a CDS encoding MFS transporter, whose translation MNLALLANLNTITFSALQILLFTLLPYLAEAMHVSLSLVVAVFSAGSFLFLWSSPYWAAKSDIAGRQPILLAGILGLGVSTLMLWSLTQWGEKWGATAVVVILVLSRVIYGLLASAVVPVAQALQVDLSESSSGSAMKAMISNSMSLNIGRSLGPIYVLLSGGQNMDRVLVGFIFWILLLAGINVWALGIKAPQMKTAPAKEQGFQAWGMAFNRMRWVFLLAVLFTSFIGILNSSLAVILKNSFSLSSQDSGLLMAKLLLVSAVIAVATQFMGRMFFKNPWQGALVLGVLTLLVGSVLLLVMNMQSHLWAAIFFLSVGIALVPPCYLTLMTTVDSAHLGLGRKAGLVSAANTIGYAVGGSLAAITLKAQAFSLESLMVFLVLLMMLSIAILYRQRFSAAVET comes from the coding sequence TTGAATCTGGCTCTCCTTGCAAACCTTAACACCATCACTTTCAGTGCGTTGCAGATATTGCTGTTCACGCTTCTGCCTTATTTGGCAGAGGCGATGCATGTCAGTCTGTCGCTGGTTGTTGCGGTGTTCAGTGCAGGGTCGTTTTTGTTTTTATGGTCCTCTCCTTATTGGGCGGCAAAAAGCGACATTGCCGGCCGTCAGCCTATTTTGCTTGCGGGTATTCTGGGGTTGGGAGTTTCCACATTGATGTTGTGGTCCCTGACTCAATGGGGTGAAAAATGGGGAGCCACGGCGGTTGTGGTGATTTTAGTTCTAAGCCGCGTGATCTATGGACTGCTGGCTTCGGCGGTGGTCCCAGTTGCGCAGGCGTTGCAGGTGGATTTATCAGAATCCAGCTCCGGCTCTGCCATGAAGGCGATGATTTCCAATTCCATGAGCCTGAACATTGGCCGCTCCCTGGGGCCTATTTATGTTTTGCTTAGTGGCGGTCAGAATATGGACCGCGTCCTGGTGGGATTCATATTCTGGATTCTGCTTTTGGCGGGTATCAATGTTTGGGCGCTGGGAATCAAAGCGCCGCAAATGAAAACGGCGCCAGCCAAAGAGCAGGGATTCCAGGCATGGGGAATGGCCTTCAATCGAATGCGCTGGGTGTTTTTGTTGGCAGTGCTGTTCACAAGCTTTATCGGCATTCTGAATTCCTCTTTGGCAGTGATTCTAAAGAACAGCTTCTCTTTAAGCAGTCAGGATTCAGGTCTGTTGATGGCGAAACTTCTATTGGTTAGCGCAGTGATTGCGGTTGCGACTCAATTCATGGGTCGAATGTTTTTTAAGAATCCCTGGCAGGGAGCCCTGGTATTGGGCGTTCTGACTTTATTGGTGGGATCCGTGCTGTTGCTGGTGATGAATATGCAGTCGCATTTGTGGGCGGCCATTTTCTTTTTGTCGGTGGGAATTGCCCTGGTGCCGCCATGCTATCTGACTTTGATGACGACTGTGGATTCAGCTCATCTGGGTTTGGGGCGCAAAGCGGGCCTGGTCAGCGCCGCCAACACCATCGGTTATGCCGTTGGCGGCTCCCTGGCCGCAATCACTTTGAAGGCTCAGGCATTTTCGCTCGAGTCGCTCATGGTGTTTTTGGTTTTATTAATGATGTTGAGCATTGCGATCTTATATCGTCAGCGTTTTTCAGCTGCGGTGGAGACATAA
- a CDS encoding IucA/IucC family protein — translation MNLRELSLRHSASCFFNSLFREWFDYAIQSSPNQIAIETGCKESLTVKLTNGDELYLPLTRNSLMGRHQYSSTFYVHSAGILKATDFLTVAEVLVKHLTAVFPNSTGNDAVFMDRLNNSVENIELALGHRKADLQSIYERPMNFQQAEQGLMIGHNFHPYPKMREGFDEADYRQYSPEMAGQFTLHWFLAKPETVVNEKAQKFQIEQWTLDAFLKDYSSSEVAMAKLKAGYIPFPVHPWQKQHLLKNPVVQNYLKEGSLLDLGAAEKPWFPTTSLRSIYASHSPFMMKFSLTLRLTNSIRHLTAVEVVRGLQVYDVFMTSKAQEFSRKQPQFQVVFEPAFMALKDPSGEILTESIVVCRENPFTESNREEAVVLSTLAQDNPLGGENLIQKSIRKESEKTGRPLSEISEQWFARYLEVAVKPLVLAQANYGILLGAHQQNLILSLKANFPEKAYFRDCQGTGYSHFGFSLYGKDVASLKMENGNILDDKGNILFAYYLMINSTFNVIAAIAADHWVREEDLVRDLRQFLMSIRDTNPQDHSCLNYLLDQAEIWHKGNFTCSLQNMNENTATNPLSIYNLIKNPIAAVAVKA, via the coding sequence ATGAACTTGCGTGAACTTTCACTTCGACATTCGGCTTCGTGTTTTTTCAATTCCCTTTTCAGAGAATGGTTTGATTATGCAATTCAATCCTCGCCGAATCAGATTGCGATTGAGACGGGCTGCAAAGAGTCTCTGACCGTAAAATTGACCAACGGAGACGAACTGTATTTGCCACTGACCCGCAACTCCCTGATGGGCCGCCATCAATACTCTTCCACCTTCTATGTGCATAGTGCCGGTATTCTGAAGGCCACTGATTTTTTGACGGTGGCGGAAGTTTTGGTCAAGCATCTGACAGCGGTTTTTCCAAACAGCACCGGCAACGATGCGGTTTTTATGGATCGCTTGAATAACAGTGTGGAAAATATCGAGCTGGCATTGGGTCATCGCAAGGCAGACTTGCAGTCCATTTACGAGCGTCCTATGAATTTTCAGCAAGCGGAACAGGGTTTGATGATCGGCCATAACTTTCACCCTTATCCAAAAATGCGTGAAGGTTTTGACGAGGCCGACTATCGCCAGTACTCACCGGAAATGGCCGGGCAGTTCACTTTGCATTGGTTCCTGGCCAAGCCTGAAACGGTCGTTAACGAAAAAGCCCAAAAGTTCCAGATTGAACAATGGACTTTGGATGCCTTTTTGAAAGACTATTCCAGTTCTGAAGTGGCGATGGCAAAATTGAAAGCCGGCTATATCCCATTCCCGGTGCATCCCTGGCAAAAGCAGCACTTACTGAAAAATCCGGTTGTTCAGAATTATCTGAAAGAGGGATCGCTATTGGATCTGGGAGCGGCTGAAAAGCCCTGGTTCCCGACGACATCATTGCGATCCATTTATGCGTCTCACTCGCCATTTATGATGAAGTTTTCTTTGACCTTGCGACTTACCAATTCCATTCGTCATTTGACAGCGGTGGAGGTCGTGCGTGGGTTACAGGTTTATGACGTTTTCATGACCTCCAAAGCCCAGGAGTTTTCGCGCAAACAGCCTCAGTTCCAAGTGGTTTTTGAACCGGCATTCATGGCACTCAAGGATCCGTCAGGTGAAATTTTGACGGAATCCATCGTCGTCTGCCGCGAAAATCCATTCACGGAAAGCAATCGCGAAGAAGCCGTGGTGCTTTCAACATTGGCGCAGGACAACCCGCTGGGTGGCGAAAACCTGATCCAAAAGTCCATTCGCAAGGAATCTGAAAAGACGGGTCGTCCGTTAAGTGAAATTTCAGAACAATGGTTTGCGCGTTACCTGGAAGTGGCCGTGAAACCTTTGGTATTAGCTCAGGCCAATTATGGAATCTTATTGGGTGCTCATCAGCAAAATCTGATTTTAAGCCTGAAGGCTAACTTTCCTGAAAAAGCTTACTTTCGCGATTGTCAGGGCACGGGGTACAGCCATTTTGGTTTCTCTTTGTATGGCAAAGATGTGGCCAGTCTGAAAATGGAGAACGGAAATATCCTGGATGATAAAGGGAATATTCTGTTTGCCTACTATTTGATGATCAACTCCACGTTCAATGTGATAGCAGCCATTGCTGCCGATCATTGGGTGCGTGAAGAAGACCTGGTGCGCGACTTGCGCCAGTTCCTGATGTCCATTCGTGACACGAATCCACAGGATCATTCCTGCTTGAACTACCTTTTGGATCAGGCGGAGATTTGGCACAAAGGAAACTTCACCTGCAGTTTGCAGAATATGAATGAAAATACCGCGACAAACCCATTGTCGATTTACAACCTGATTAAAAACCCGATCGCAGCTGTTGCGGTCAAGGCTTAG
- a CDS encoding lysine N(6)-hydroxylase/L-ornithine N(5)-oxygenase family protein — MEQKHNLIGIGIGVFNLSLAALADKTAGVSSAFFDGKAYFDWHSEIMFADSEMQTSFLKDLVMGADPTNPYSFMNYLVSNGLYYSFMNTNRSVVTRREFEMYCQWVSEKLAHRLNFGSKIDEVSFKDGQFVVRSGDNIAKAANICIGTGLTPNVPDFAKDFIGPKVFHAKSQHLKNLDVTGKNVVVIGGGQTGIEIFRNCFKGKWGRALSTRMISSRANLEPLDNSPFVNEYFTPNYVEDFFGLDQSQKDPIVRHQKMASDGNTPEYLEALYNDIYQLRHVLRDEALIEILPSRCMDRIEEAGNGYKLTVSSTFSNKTEVLNADIVILSTGFRTRIPQIIEPIQNMIDFDENGRFILQKNFAVQWKGPKENKIYAMNFSRHGHGISEPQTSLMAWRSATILNDLLGKEHYKTSNMVSNFVNYRGL, encoded by the coding sequence ATGGAACAAAAACACAATCTTATAGGTATCGGTATCGGCGTATTCAATCTTTCCCTGGCGGCTCTTGCTGATAAAACAGCAGGGGTGAGCAGCGCATTCTTCGATGGGAAGGCATACTTCGACTGGCACTCCGAAATCATGTTCGCAGACTCTGAAATGCAGACGTCCTTTTTGAAGGATCTGGTCATGGGAGCTGATCCGACAAATCCATACAGCTTCATGAACTACCTGGTTTCCAATGGCTTGTATTACTCTTTCATGAACACGAATCGTTCCGTTGTTACACGTCGTGAATTTGAAATGTACTGCCAGTGGGTTAGCGAAAAATTGGCGCACCGTTTGAACTTTGGTTCAAAAATTGACGAAGTCAGCTTCAAAGATGGCCAGTTCGTGGTTCGCTCTGGAGACAATATCGCAAAGGCTGCGAATATTTGTATCGGTACGGGTTTGACTCCGAACGTTCCTGATTTTGCCAAGGACTTTATCGGTCCGAAAGTATTCCATGCAAAATCCCAGCACCTTAAAAATCTGGATGTCACTGGTAAGAACGTGGTCGTTATCGGCGGCGGTCAGACGGGTATCGAGATTTTCCGTAATTGCTTTAAAGGCAAATGGGGCCGTGCTCTGAGCACGCGCATGATCTCCAGCCGTGCTAATCTTGAACCGTTGGACAATTCTCCGTTCGTTAATGAGTATTTCACTCCTAACTACGTGGAAGATTTCTTTGGTTTGGATCAGTCACAGAAAGATCCAATTGTGCGCCATCAGAAGATGGCTTCTGACGGCAACACTCCCGAGTATTTGGAAGCGCTTTACAATGACATCTACCAATTGCGCCACGTACTTCGTGATGAAGCGCTGATCGAGATTCTGCCGTCTCGCTGCATGGATCGTATTGAGGAAGCCGGCAATGGCTACAAACTGACTGTGAGCAGCACTTTCTCAAACAAAACGGAAGTGCTGAATGCAGACATCGTGATTCTAAGCACGGGATTCAGAACTCGTATTCCACAAATTATCGAACCGATTCAAAACATGATCGACTTCGATGAAAACGGACGCTTCATCCTGCAAAAGAATTTTGCAGTGCAATGGAAAGGTCCAAAGGAAAATAAAATCTACGCCATGAACTTCAGCCGTCATGGTCATGGAATTTCTGAACCACAAACCAGCTTGATGGCGTGGAGATCCGCGACCATTCTGAATGATTTGTTGGGTAAGGAACACTACAAGACTTCGAATATGGTTTCTAATTTTGTTAATTATAGAGGGTTATAG
- a CDS encoding GNAT family N-acetyltransferase: MSKQTYLHVQEGTQYQAEVAGSVLTVTANETVQFHLEEQTDKAQLITRENAASGSVMVAMEHLFGLKPELKSISVNQTTTLRQDFFQNPSLWCAFGKQSVAPEQWMHTGQVYHPVRPQPRPGDLLYSRFVPSIGKTVSFRVVDVERDLQTFHFWHNQPYVAEFWELAKPDFELKEYLEKGLVDLHSIPTFVEFDGVPVGYFEMYWTLEDRLGPYYESEAFDRGFHLLIGNKEYLGFNNTDAILKSASHYLFLEEPRTRKIMAEPRSDNQRIIRYVETFPAWRKVKEFDFPHKRAALLECRREKFFMGNFL; the protein is encoded by the coding sequence ATGAGCAAACAAACTTACTTGCATGTTCAAGAAGGCACTCAATACCAGGCGGAAGTCGCTGGCAGTGTTTTGACGGTGACAGCAAATGAAACCGTTCAATTTCACCTTGAAGAACAAACTGACAAAGCCCAGTTGATCACGCGGGAAAACGCCGCTTCTGGTTCAGTTATGGTGGCGATGGAGCATCTGTTTGGACTGAAGCCAGAGTTGAAATCCATTTCTGTGAATCAAACAACAACTCTGCGTCAGGATTTCTTCCAGAACCCATCCTTGTGGTGTGCTTTTGGAAAACAGTCCGTGGCTCCTGAACAATGGATGCACACGGGGCAAGTGTATCACCCGGTGCGTCCTCAACCTCGTCCAGGGGATTTGCTCTATTCGCGTTTTGTTCCAAGCATCGGTAAAACAGTCAGCTTCCGTGTGGTTGATGTGGAGCGCGATCTTCAAACTTTCCACTTCTGGCACAATCAGCCCTATGTTGCAGAGTTCTGGGAGCTAGCGAAACCGGATTTTGAACTTAAAGAGTATCTTGAAAAAGGTCTGGTGGATTTGCACTCGATTCCAACATTTGTGGAATTTGATGGCGTGCCAGTGGGATATTTTGAAATGTATTGGACATTGGAAGATCGCTTGGGTCCTTACTATGAATCAGAAGCGTTTGATCGTGGTTTCCATTTGTTGATCGGAAACAAAGAGTATTTGGGTTTTAACAACACCGACGCGATTTTGAAATCCGCAAGTCACTACTTGTTCCTGGAAGAGCCGCGCACTCGTAAAATCATGGCGGAACCGCGCTCAGACAATCAACGTATCATCCGTTATGTCGAGACATTCCCGGCTTGGAGAAAAGTGAAGGAATTTGATTTCCCTCATAAGCGTGCGGCTTTGCTTGAATGCCGTCGTGAAAAATTCTTTATGGGGAATTTCCTGTGA
- a CDS encoding IucA/IucC family protein — MNLTANTLHSGSAWVRVNQNLVAKSLQELSYEQVLKAVTLDGQNFVFVLQNGIEYHCQGWQGIWTDIKVQADSIVRVVDGIKMPVKSAGQFFIDCQKETGMDDIILGNFLEEMHNTLFSDLRIEQKQAEQTSAEMTQWTGLKIQSILNGHPKLLLNKGRITWSEGDLAEFAPESQPVIRLMWLAVRKNSALAAQMPGVTQDVILAQSMDSAELNRFEQHLAELKLVKSEYVFVPVHPWQWDRFIQVQFAGELSTGVIKALGVFGDNYQPQISIRTLSNISRPGLWDIKLPVTILNTSSIRGIAAKYIPVGVELSQKMNDICAQDPVLKNVQILSEKAGVSFQHPVFKQVALAPYRYHEYLGAIWRECAESKAAAGETSVLTGSFFHKDAEGQSLLGAYVKSSGLSMDQWLRQYFEVVVVPLYHLQLKYGIGLVSHGQNIVLKLKDHAPVGLILKDFQGDLRLAKGSPLVQESANLAAHLLQLPRNYLIHDLFTGHFVTVLRFISEVLKECDGFSEYEFYGILGQTLRDYLSSSGKNLNVDDSVNLLAEKMPRVLVNRVRFKIGYADSHERPVPMVGDELLNPLVTGLNKGAL, encoded by the coding sequence GTGAATCTGACAGCGAACACACTTCATTCAGGATCCGCATGGGTGCGGGTGAATCAGAACCTGGTGGCTAAAAGCCTGCAGGAGCTGAGCTATGAACAGGTTCTGAAAGCCGTCACTTTGGACGGTCAGAACTTTGTGTTCGTTTTGCAAAATGGAATTGAATACCACTGTCAGGGCTGGCAGGGGATTTGGACAGACATAAAAGTTCAGGCGGACTCCATTGTTCGCGTGGTTGATGGAATCAAAATGCCGGTGAAAAGTGCCGGTCAGTTTTTTATCGACTGCCAAAAAGAGACAGGCATGGATGACATCATTCTGGGAAATTTTCTGGAAGAGATGCATAACACTTTGTTCTCGGATTTGCGTATTGAACAAAAACAGGCGGAACAAACCTCTGCAGAAATGACCCAATGGACTGGTCTTAAGATTCAGTCCATTTTAAATGGCCATCCCAAGTTATTGTTGAACAAGGGGCGCATCACTTGGAGTGAAGGGGACCTTGCGGAGTTTGCTCCGGAAAGTCAGCCCGTGATTCGCTTAATGTGGTTGGCAGTTCGTAAAAATTCCGCTTTGGCAGCGCAAATGCCGGGCGTGACTCAAGATGTGATTTTAGCGCAAAGCATGGATTCAGCGGAGTTGAATCGTTTTGAACAGCACTTGGCAGAATTGAAGCTGGTGAAGTCCGAATACGTTTTCGTTCCAGTGCATCCGTGGCAGTGGGATCGCTTTATCCAGGTTCAGTTTGCCGGAGAGCTGTCCACGGGCGTGATCAAAGCACTTGGGGTGTTCGGTGATAACTACCAACCTCAGATCTCTATTCGTACACTGTCAAATATCAGCCGCCCGGGGCTTTGGGATATCAAACTTCCGGTGACGATCCTGAACACCTCCAGCATCCGTGGAATTGCAGCAAAGTATATTCCAGTGGGTGTCGAGCTTTCGCAAAAAATGAATGACATTTGCGCTCAGGATCCGGTTCTTAAAAACGTTCAGATTTTAAGTGAAAAAGCCGGCGTCAGCTTTCAGCACCCGGTATTTAAACAGGTGGCTTTGGCCCCTTATCGCTATCACGAATATTTGGGCGCAATCTGGAGAGAATGTGCCGAGTCGAAAGCCGCAGCTGGCGAGACTTCTGTGCTTACTGGTAGCTTTTTTCATAAAGACGCAGAGGGACAGAGTTTACTGGGGGCTTATGTAAAGTCTTCAGGACTGTCTATGGATCAGTGGTTGCGTCAATACTTTGAAGTGGTGGTGGTGCCTTTGTATCACCTGCAGCTGAAGTATGGGATCGGCCTTGTTTCTCATGGCCAAAACATCGTGTTGAAACTGAAAGATCATGCCCCGGTGGGCTTGATTTTAAAGGACTTCCAAGGGGATTTACGCCTGGCTAAGGGCTCTCCCTTGGTTCAAGAGTCCGCTAACCTGGCGGCGCACTTGTTGCAGCTTCCACGCAATTATCTGATTCATGATTTGTTCACGGGACATTTTGTCACCGTTTTAAGGTTTATTTCCGAGGTTTTGAAGGAGTGCGACGGTTTCTCAGAATACGAGTTTTACGGGATTCTGGGGCAAACCCTTCGCGATTATCTTTCATCTAGCGGAAAAAACCTGAATGTGGATGACAGCGTCAACCTTCTGGCGGAAAAAATGCCTCGTGTGCTGGTAAATAGGGTGCGTTTTAAGATCGGTTATGCCGACTCACACGAACGCCCGGTCCCCATGGTCGGAGACGAACTTCTGAATCCATTAGTAACGGGATTAAATAAAGGAGCACTGTAA